The following are from one region of the Ignavibacteriales bacterium genome:
- a CDS encoding O-antigen ligase, giving the protein MTIIFLTTISFLTILISKIIFQKWFNHIALYTGAWYLMLLLYELRMMRYIDLSATTWIAIIGAFLSFIFGSVMVVAARNVFIKDDNVFQETKDLGIFADDGRIIRIAILISSIIGILSAIQHWMVLIKKFGSIASAIIQANLVYRLRTSGELEGVIPYVYIIAYVGVFLSGIYIAYKNKVTILSALPFIAVIMKEIGNASRAGMLISIFLFVSSYFLTKHLIVANKNVKIKKNKTRLVISVAVLISLFILAAGLVRTSRGAIENYSAASRSLSQYKGGFFITPSLYLYFSSHVGVLSQYLEKDFYYTAMFGETTFQPIYNFLSKFEIVKHPLFYEKGYFMPMWSNTATYIRPLHADFGIVGIYIVPFILGFSASFYWFKFFEKRKTIYLVILSYLYVVIMFSFLTMITRSATWLVSFVLLLLVIPFMEKRAIASSKMNLQKNI; this is encoded by the coding sequence ATGACTATTATATTTCTTACAACAATTTCATTTCTTACTATATTAATTAGTAAAATTATTTTTCAAAAGTGGTTCAACCACATCGCACTTTATACAGGTGCCTGGTATTTAATGTTATTGTTATATGAATTGCGAATGATGAGATATATTGATTTGAGTGCGACGACTTGGATCGCAATAATTGGAGCTTTTTTATCATTTATTTTTGGCTCTGTTATGGTTGTTGCAGCGCGGAACGTCTTTATAAAGGATGATAATGTTTTTCAGGAGACTAAAGATTTAGGAATATTTGCAGATGATGGAAGAATAATAAGGATTGCTATTCTTATCTCTTCAATTATTGGTATTCTATCTGCTATCCAGCATTGGATGGTATTGATTAAGAAATTTGGAAGCATAGCATCTGCGATCATACAAGCAAATTTAGTGTATAGATTGAGAACATCGGGTGAGTTAGAAGGAGTGATTCCCTATGTATATATTATAGCTTATGTTGGTGTTTTTTTAAGTGGAATTTATATTGCTTATAAAAACAAAGTGACAATACTTTCTGCATTACCTTTTATTGCTGTTATAATGAAAGAAATTGGTAATGCTAGCAGAGCGGGAATGTTGATTTCAATTTTCCTTTTTGTTTCATCGTACTTTTTAACAAAACATTTAATTGTTGCTAATAAAAATGTTAAAATTAAAAAGAATAAAACTAGATTAGTTATTTCTGTTGCAGTTTTGATAAGCTTATTTATATTGGCAGCAGGATTAGTAAGAACTTCTAGAGGTGCTATAGAAAATTACTCTGCTGCGTCAAGATCTCTTAGTCAGTATAAAGGTGGATTTTTTATAACACCGTCATTGTATTTATATTTCAGTAGTCATGTTGGAGTACTTAGTCAATATTTGGAAAAGGATTTCTACTATACTGCTATGTTTGGAGAAACTACTTTTCAGCCAATATATAATTTTCTGTCTAAATTCGAAATTGTAAAACATCCTTTGTTCTATGAAAAAGGTTACTTTATGCCGATGTGGAGTAATACAGCTACATATATTAGACCTCTACATGCAGATTTTGGTATAGTGGGGATTTATATAGTGCCCTTTATATTAGGATTTTCAGCTTCATTTTATTGGTTTAAATTTTTTGAGAAAAGAAAAACCATTTACCTTGTAATTTTATCTTACCTCTATGTAGTTATAATGTTTTCATTCCTTACTATGATTACAAGATCTGCAACCTGGTTAGTTAGTTTTGTACTACTTCTTTTAGTTATACCATTTATGGAAAAACGGGCTATCGCTAGTTCCAAAATGAATCTTCAAAAGAATATCTAA